Proteins from a single region of Streptomyces sp. Tu 3180:
- a CDS encoding glycoside hydrolase family 15 protein: MGGTAGERDTSGARRYVPIADHGLIGDLRTVALVGTDGTIDWYCCPAFDSPSVFASVLDAERGGRFELAAAVPARTKQFYFPDTNVLITRFFTEDGVGEVQDFMPVAGEPAAEGRHRLIRRVLCVRGSLPFRTRVAPRFGYGARPHTLELTGDVAVFDSRDLSLALTATVPLEADGADVRADFKLAEGDTAVFALDRICGDVSPSRCECGEAERQFGATVRYWRRWLSSSRYRGRWREMVHRSALTLKLLTYAPTGAIVAAPTTSLPEEFGGERNWDYRYVWVRDAAFCVYALLRLGFTEEAEAFMGFVSRHVSPGDGKPSGPLQIMYGIDGRTDLPERELGHLEGHNGSAPVRVGNAAADQLQLDIYGALVDSIYLYDKWAEPVSSEQWDHVCALVDWVCAHWDQPDEGIWETRGGRKNFLYSHLMCWVAIERGIRMANRRGLPADLPRWQASRDTVYRRIMSRGWSEARRAFVQHEGGDVLDAAVLMMPLSKFIAPTDPKWLSTLDSLTEDLVSDSLVYRYDPRSSPDGLRGDEGTFSICSFWYVEALTRAGRLDDARLAFEKMLTYANHLGLYAEEIGCTGEQQGNFPQAFTHLSLISAAFNLDRALG; this comes from the coding sequence ATGGGCGGGACCGCCGGGGAACGGGACACGTCCGGGGCGCGGCGGTACGTGCCGATCGCCGACCACGGGCTGATCGGCGACCTGCGCACCGTGGCCCTGGTGGGCACCGACGGCACCATCGACTGGTACTGCTGCCCGGCCTTCGACTCGCCGAGCGTCTTCGCCTCCGTCCTGGACGCGGAGCGCGGCGGCCGCTTCGAGCTGGCGGCGGCCGTGCCGGCGCGCACCAAGCAGTTCTACTTCCCCGACACCAACGTCCTGATCACCCGGTTCTTCACCGAGGACGGCGTCGGCGAGGTGCAGGACTTCATGCCCGTGGCCGGCGAACCGGCCGCGGAGGGGCGGCACCGGCTGATCCGTCGGGTGCTGTGCGTGCGCGGCTCCCTCCCGTTCCGGACGCGGGTGGCGCCGCGGTTCGGGTACGGCGCCCGGCCGCACACCCTGGAACTGACCGGGGACGTCGCGGTCTTCGACTCCCGGGACCTGTCCCTCGCGCTCACCGCGACCGTCCCGCTGGAGGCCGACGGGGCGGACGTGCGGGCCGACTTCAAGCTGGCCGAGGGCGACACGGCGGTGTTCGCCCTGGACCGGATCTGCGGTGACGTGTCCCCGAGCCGGTGCGAGTGCGGGGAGGCGGAGAGGCAGTTCGGCGCGACGGTGCGGTACTGGAGGCGGTGGCTCTCCTCCTCGCGCTACCGGGGTCGCTGGCGGGAGATGGTGCACCGCTCCGCCCTCACCCTGAAGCTGCTCACCTACGCGCCGACCGGGGCGATCGTGGCGGCGCCGACGACCAGCCTGCCCGAGGAGTTCGGCGGGGAGCGCAACTGGGACTACCGGTACGTGTGGGTGCGCGACGCGGCCTTCTGCGTGTACGCGCTGCTGCGGCTGGGCTTCACCGAGGAGGCCGAGGCGTTCATGGGCTTCGTGTCCCGGCACGTCAGCCCGGGCGACGGCAAGCCGTCCGGCCCCCTGCAGATCATGTACGGCATCGACGGCCGCACCGATCTGCCCGAGCGCGAACTCGGCCACCTGGAGGGCCACAACGGCTCGGCGCCGGTACGCGTCGGCAACGCCGCGGCCGACCAGCTGCAACTGGACATCTACGGCGCGCTGGTCGACTCGATCTACCTGTACGACAAGTGGGCCGAGCCCGTCTCCAGCGAGCAGTGGGACCATGTGTGCGCGCTGGTGGACTGGGTGTGCGCGCACTGGGACCAGCCCGACGAGGGGATCTGGGAGACCCGCGGCGGGCGCAAGAACTTCCTCTACTCGCACCTGATGTGCTGGGTGGCGATCGAGCGGGGCATCCGCATGGCCAACCGGCGCGGCCTGCCCGCCGACCTGCCGCGCTGGCAGGCGAGCCGCGACACCGTCTACCGCAGGATCATGAGCCGCGGCTGGTCCGAGGCGCGCCGGGCCTTCGTGCAGCACGAGGGCGGGGACGTGCTGGACGCGGCGGTGCTGATGATGCCGCTGTCGAAGTTCATCGCGCCGACCGACCCGAAGTGGCTGTCCACGCTCGACTCGCTCACCGAGGACCTGGTGTCCGACTCGCTGGTCTACCGCTACGACCCGCGGTCGAGCCCCGACGGGCTGCGCGGCGACGAGGGGACGTTCTCCATCTGCTCGTTCTGGTACGTCGAGGCGCTGACCCGGGCCGGCCGGCTCGACGACGCGCGCCTCGCCTTCGAGAAGATGCTCACGTACGCCAACCACCTCGGCCTGTACGCCGAGGAGATCGGCTGCACCGGGGAGCAGCAGGGCAACTTCCCGCAGGCGTTCACGCATCTCTCCCTGATCAGCGCCGCGTTCAACCTCGACCGCGCCCTGGGCTGA
- a CDS encoding heavy metal translocating P-type ATPase produces MTVRTAGAEVELAIGGMTCASCAARIEKKLNRMDGVTATVNYATEKARVSYGDGVTVDDLIATVEATGYTAQEPAPPGRSDEPAREDGAGPDELRPLRQRLVTAVVLSVPVVAMAMVPALQFEYWQWLSLTLAAPVVTYAAWPFHRAAFTNARHGAATMDTLISVGTSAAFLWSLWALFLGSAGTPGMTHPFEPTITRSDGAGNIYLEAAAGVTAFVLAGRYFEARAKRKAGAALRALLELGAKDVTVLRADGREETVPVAALTVGDRFLVRPGEKIATDGTVVEGTSAVDASMLTGESVPVEVGVGDAVTGATVNAGGRLVVRAVRVGADTQLARMAKLVEDAQNGKAAAQRLADRISAVFVPVVIALALGTLGFWLGNGAGLTAAFTAAVAVLIIACPCALGLATPTALMVGTGRGAQLGILIKGPEVLESTRRVDTVVLDKTGTVTTGRMTLLAVHTTDGTDEAEALRLAGALEHSSEHPIARAVADGARERTGALPTPEDFANVPGLGVQGVVDGHAVLVGRRRLLAEWALEVPRDLARAVDAAEAAGRTAVLVAWDGAARAVLEIADAVKETSPEAIRRLRALGLRPVLLTGDNEAVARSVAHEVGIAPEDVVAEVLPQDKVEVIERLQAQGRSVAMVGDGVNDAAALARADLGLAMGTGTDAAIEAGDLTLVRGDLRAAADAVRLARRTLGTIRSNLFWAFAYNVAALPLAAAGLLDPMIAGAAMAFSSVFVVGNSLRLRAFRAA; encoded by the coding sequence ATGACCGTCCGTACAGCCGGCGCCGAGGTGGAGCTCGCCATCGGCGGGATGACCTGCGCCTCGTGCGCCGCGCGGATCGAGAAGAAGCTCAACCGGATGGACGGGGTCACCGCCACCGTCAACTACGCCACCGAGAAGGCACGGGTCAGCTACGGCGACGGGGTCACCGTCGACGACCTGATCGCCACCGTCGAGGCCACCGGCTACACGGCTCAGGAGCCCGCGCCGCCCGGGCGGTCCGACGAGCCGGCCCGGGAGGACGGCGCCGGGCCCGACGAACTCCGGCCGCTCAGGCAGCGGTTGGTCACGGCCGTGGTGCTGTCCGTCCCGGTCGTGGCGATGGCGATGGTGCCGGCGCTGCAGTTCGAGTACTGGCAGTGGCTGTCGCTGACGCTGGCGGCACCGGTCGTGACGTACGCGGCGTGGCCCTTCCACCGGGCGGCGTTCACCAACGCGCGGCACGGTGCGGCCACCATGGACACGCTGATCTCGGTCGGCACCTCGGCGGCGTTCCTGTGGTCGCTGTGGGCGCTGTTCCTCGGCAGCGCGGGCACCCCGGGCATGACGCACCCCTTCGAGCCGACCATCACCCGCTCGGACGGCGCCGGGAACATCTACCTGGAGGCCGCCGCGGGTGTCACCGCCTTCGTCCTGGCCGGCCGCTACTTCGAGGCGCGCGCCAAGCGGAAGGCCGGTGCCGCCCTGCGGGCGCTGCTGGAGCTGGGCGCGAAGGACGTCACCGTGCTGCGCGCCGACGGGCGGGAGGAGACCGTCCCGGTGGCCGCGCTGACGGTCGGCGACCGTTTCCTGGTCCGGCCGGGCGAGAAGATCGCCACCGACGGGACCGTGGTCGAGGGCACCTCGGCCGTCGACGCCTCGATGCTCACCGGCGAGTCCGTGCCGGTCGAGGTCGGCGTGGGGGACGCGGTCACCGGGGCCACGGTCAACGCCGGCGGGCGGCTCGTCGTCCGGGCCGTCCGGGTCGGCGCGGACACCCAGCTCGCGCGGATGGCGAAGCTGGTCGAGGACGCGCAGAACGGCAAGGCCGCCGCCCAGCGGCTCGCCGACCGCATCTCCGCCGTCTTCGTGCCGGTCGTCATCGCCCTGGCGCTGGGCACCCTGGGCTTCTGGCTGGGCAACGGCGCCGGGCTGACGGCCGCCTTCACCGCCGCCGTGGCGGTCCTGATCATCGCCTGCCCCTGCGCCCTCGGGCTCGCCACCCCCACCGCGCTGATGGTCGGCACCGGACGCGGCGCCCAGCTCGGCATCCTCATCAAGGGCCCGGAGGTGCTGGAGTCCACCCGCCGGGTCGACACCGTCGTGCTGGACAAGACCGGCACCGTCACCACCGGACGCATGACCCTGCTGGCCGTGCACACCACCGACGGGACCGACGAGGCGGAGGCGCTGCGGCTGGCCGGAGCGCTGGAACACTCCTCGGAGCACCCGATCGCCCGTGCCGTGGCCGACGGCGCACGGGAGAGGACGGGCGCGCTGCCCACGCCGGAGGACTTCGCCAACGTGCCCGGGCTCGGCGTCCAGGGGGTCGTGGACGGTCACGCGGTTCTCGTCGGACGGCGGCGGCTGCTGGCCGAGTGGGCGCTCGAGGTGCCGCGGGACCTGGCCCGGGCCGTGGACGCGGCCGAGGCGGCCGGCCGTACGGCGGTCCTGGTCGCCTGGGACGGTGCGGCCCGCGCGGTGCTCGAGATCGCCGACGCCGTCAAGGAGACCAGTCCCGAGGCGATCCGGCGGCTGCGCGCGCTCGGTCTGCGACCCGTCCTGCTGACCGGGGACAACGAGGCGGTGGCCCGGTCCGTCGCCCACGAGGTCGGTATCGCGCCGGAGGACGTCGTCGCCGAGGTACTGCCGCAGGACAAGGTGGAGGTGATCGAGCGGCTCCAGGCGCAGGGCCGTTCGGTCGCCATGGTCGGCGACGGGGTCAACGACGCCGCCGCGCTCGCCCGGGCCGACCTCGGGCTGGCCATGGGCACCGGCACCGACGCGGCGATCGAGGCCGGCGACCTCACCCTCGTCCGGGGCGACCTGCGGGCCGCCGCCGACGCCGTCCGGCTGGCCCGCAGGACCCTCGGCACCATCAGGTCCAACCTGTTCTGGGCCTTCGCCTACAACGTCGCCGCGCTCCCGCTCGCCGCGGCCGGACTGCTCGACCCGATGATCGCCGGAGCCGCGATGGCGTTCTCCTCGGTCTTCGTGGTCGGCAACTCCCTGCGTCTGCGCGCCTTCCGGGCCGCCTGA
- a CDS encoding phosphatase PAP2 family protein, which produces MSEPTSTDQGVTRPLTAPVPPADGLRRVASAVLGDLRAVDGALYAAVAATPTPTLDRALRRLSHAADHSKISFAIAGALALGGPRPRRAALAGVGAVAVASASANLLGKRLVRRDRPDREAARVTVDRHVPMPTSASFPSGHTASAVAFATAVGTVLPAASVPLGALAGAVGYSRVHTGVHYPGDVAAGAVLGIASAATALAVAAARLPASYGFGRTLRSRRR; this is translated from the coding sequence ATGAGCGAGCCGACCAGTACCGACCAGGGCGTCACCCGTCCGCTCACGGCGCCCGTACCGCCCGCCGACGGGCTGCGCAGAGTCGCCTCGGCCGTGCTCGGCGACCTCAGGGCCGTGGACGGCGCCCTGTACGCGGCGGTGGCCGCCACGCCCACGCCGACCCTCGACCGGGCCCTGCGCCGGCTCTCCCACGCGGCCGACCACTCCAAGATCTCGTTCGCCATCGCCGGGGCCCTCGCGCTGGGCGGGCCGCGGCCGCGCCGGGCGGCGCTCGCCGGGGTCGGGGCCGTCGCCGTGGCCTCGGCGTCGGCCAACCTGCTGGGCAAGCGCCTGGTCCGCCGGGACCGGCCGGACCGGGAGGCGGCCCGGGTGACCGTGGACCGGCACGTGCCGATGCCGACGTCGGCGTCCTTCCCGTCCGGGCACACCGCCTCGGCGGTCGCGTTCGCCACCGCCGTCGGGACGGTGCTGCCCGCCGCGTCGGTGCCGCTCGGCGCGCTGGCGGGCGCGGTCGGCTACTCCCGCGTCCACACGGGCGTGCACTACCCCGGTGACGTGGCCGCCGGCGCGGTCCTGGGCATCGCCAGCGCCGCCACCGCCCTGGCCGTGGCGGCGGCCCGCCTTCCGGCCTCCTACGGATTCGGCCGGACGCTGCGGTCCCGGCGGCGGTGA
- a CDS encoding cupin translates to MVSGPASGAPLPGAVGLSHLSPYDGEAADGLCGGSPHLHLVCTEAYVVTGGRGAVQTLSPDGHRDIPLRPGTVAWFTPGTVHRMVQGDGLRVTVLMQNSGLPEAGDAVFTFPPGVLADPGRYAAAATLPPGTGPETEAAARRRRDLAVEGCLGLCEALVAGDAGPYRAFQRAAARLVRDRVPAWRELWRAGAPAAAERTGAQLDALAAGDPAHLGEATAYRAEPSRLGGFGMCGRRDEYALPGATVPYGDA, encoded by the coding sequence GTGGTGAGCGGCCCCGCGTCCGGCGCCCCGCTGCCCGGCGCGGTCGGGCTGTCGCACCTGAGCCCCTACGACGGGGAGGCCGCCGACGGGCTGTGCGGCGGCAGCCCGCACCTGCACCTGGTGTGCACGGAGGCGTACGTCGTCACCGGCGGCCGCGGCGCCGTGCAGACGCTGAGCCCCGACGGCCACCGGGACATCCCGCTGCGGCCGGGCACGGTCGCCTGGTTCACGCCCGGCACGGTGCACCGGATGGTGCAGGGCGACGGTCTGCGGGTCACCGTGCTGATGCAGAACAGCGGCCTGCCCGAGGCCGGGGACGCCGTGTTCACCTTCCCGCCCGGGGTGCTGGCCGACCCCGGCCGCTACGCCGCCGCCGCGACGCTCCCGCCGGGCACCGGACCGGAGACGGAGGCGGCCGCGCGCCGCCGCCGGGACCTCGCCGTCGAGGGCTGCCTCGGCCTGTGCGAGGCGCTCGTCGCCGGGGACGCCGGCCCGTACCGGGCGTTCCAGCGGGCCGCCGCCCGGCTGGTGCGCGACCGGGTGCCGGCGTGGCGGGAGCTGTGGCGGGCCGGCGCGCCGGCCGCCGCCGAACGCACGGGCGCCCAGCTGGACGCGCTGGCCGCCGGCGACCCCGCCCACCTCGGCGAGGCGACGGCGTACCGGGCGGAACCCAGCCGCCTCGGCGGTTTCGGCATGTGCGGACGGCGGGACGAGTACGCGCTGCCGGGAGCCACGGTGCCGTACGGCGACGCGTGA
- a CDS encoding PmoA family protein codes for MSVRVTHTHGEAVTVTAAGGTEILRYVYRPDPDPFESRKPYAHPVRTLAGRTVTGYRPNDHRWHKGLQMTASHLSGQNFWGGNSYVHGRGYLPLPERVGSMRHEGFSAFRAGDDRFDCTEDLTWVANGGAEWAREERGLSVHSVDEEAGAWVLDWSIRLTNLRDTPLEFGSPTTAGREMAGYTGLQWRGPRDFTGGTVLAPDSDADAAHLMGTQSPWLAFTAEHDEYDGHSTLVFAHAPENLDERSAVHASHWFVRAEPIPSVAFSWAFFEEFALPPGGSFAYRYRIVVADGAWDRDRVGAHLAGVPW; via the coding sequence ATGAGCGTCCGCGTCACCCACACCCACGGCGAGGCCGTCACGGTCACGGCCGCGGGCGGCACGGAGATCCTCCGCTACGTCTACCGCCCCGACCCCGATCCGTTCGAGTCCCGCAAGCCGTACGCCCATCCGGTGCGGACCCTGGCCGGCCGCACGGTGACCGGGTACCGCCCGAACGACCACCGCTGGCACAAGGGACTGCAGATGACGGCCAGTCACCTGTCCGGGCAGAACTTCTGGGGCGGCAACTCCTACGTGCACGGCCGGGGTTACCTCCCGCTGCCCGAACGCGTCGGTTCGATGCGGCACGAGGGCTTCTCCGCGTTCCGGGCCGGGGACGACCGCTTCGACTGCACCGAGGACCTCACCTGGGTCGCGAACGGCGGCGCCGAGTGGGCCCGGGAGGAACGGGGCCTGAGCGTCCACTCGGTCGACGAGGAGGCCGGCGCCTGGGTGCTGGACTGGTCGATCCGGCTCACCAACCTGCGGGACACACCGCTGGAGTTCGGCTCCCCGACCACCGCCGGCCGGGAGATGGCCGGCTACACCGGGCTCCAGTGGCGCGGCCCGCGCGACTTCACCGGCGGCACGGTCCTCGCCCCGGACTCCGACGCGGACGCCGCGCACCTCATGGGCACCCAGAGCCCCTGGCTCGCCTTCACCGCCGAACACGACGAGTACGACGGCCACTCCACGCTCGTCTTCGCCCACGCGCCGGAGAACCTCGACGAACGGAGCGCCGTCCACGCCTCGCACTGGTTCGTCCGCGCGGAGCCGATCCCGTCGGTCGCGTTCTCCTGGGCGTTCTTCGAGGAGTTCGCGCTGCCGCCGGGCGGGTCCTTCGCCTACCGCTACCGGATCGTCGTGGCGGACGGCGCCTGGGACCGGGACCGGGTCGGCGCCCATCTGGCGGGCGTGCCGTGGTGA
- a CDS encoding Gfo/Idh/MocA family oxidoreductase yields the protein MSLPPVRRRVAVIGTGAIVSGGHLPALRAHADRTELVAAVDVDRERLDAFRAEAGEHVAAFTSVGAMLDAVRPDLVLIGTPPSLHREQTVAALEAGAWVLCEKPLCLSLAEYDEIAAAEEASGAYASVVFQHRYGSGAVHARELIASGELGAPLVAHCQTTWHRDAAYYAVPWRGRWATEGGGPTMGHGIHQYDLLLHLLGEWDEVRAMAARLVHATESEDVSTALVRFRNGALATVVNSVLSPDEVSRIRVDCADATVELTHLYGHGNDDWSYTPARHVPAGRAAAWRTPAHDVPSSHTAQLGALLDALDAGVRPPGSGRQARDTLEFAAALYKAAFTGRPVRAGEIAPGDPFHEAMHGGHPGWAPEEQA from the coding sequence ATGTCCTTGCCCCCCGTCCGCCGTCGCGTCGCCGTCATCGGCACCGGCGCCATCGTCAGCGGCGGCCATCTGCCCGCGCTGCGCGCCCACGCCGACCGGACCGAACTGGTGGCGGCCGTCGACGTGGACCGGGAACGGCTCGACGCCTTCCGCGCCGAGGCCGGGGAACACGTCGCCGCCTTCACCTCGGTGGGCGCGATGCTGGACGCCGTACGCCCGGACCTGGTGCTGATCGGGACGCCGCCGTCGCTGCACCGGGAGCAGACGGTGGCCGCGCTCGAGGCGGGTGCCTGGGTGCTGTGCGAGAAGCCGCTGTGCCTGTCGCTCGCCGAGTACGACGAGATCGCGGCCGCCGAGGAGGCGTCGGGCGCGTACGCGTCCGTGGTCTTCCAGCACCGCTACGGCTCCGGCGCCGTGCACGCCCGCGAGCTGATCGCGAGCGGCGAGCTGGGCGCCCCGCTGGTCGCGCACTGCCAGACCACCTGGCACCGGGACGCCGCCTACTACGCCGTGCCCTGGCGCGGGCGGTGGGCCACCGAGGGCGGCGGGCCGACGATGGGGCACGGCATCCACCAGTACGACCTGCTGCTGCACCTGCTCGGCGAGTGGGACGAGGTGCGGGCGATGGCGGCGCGCCTGGTCCACGCCACCGAGAGCGAGGACGTCTCCACCGCCCTGGTGCGCTTTCGCAACGGGGCGCTGGCGACCGTCGTCAACAGCGTGCTCTCGCCGGACGAGGTGAGCCGCATCCGCGTCGACTGCGCCGACGCGACGGTCGAACTCACCCACCTCTACGGGCACGGAAACGACGACTGGTCCTACACCCCGGCCCGGCACGTCCCCGCCGGGCGCGCCGCCGCCTGGCGCACCCCGGCGCACGACGTCCCCAGCTCGCACACGGCCCAGCTGGGCGCCCTCCTCGACGCCCTCGACGCCGGCGTCAGACCCCCGGGAAGCGGCCGGCAGGCCCGCGACACCCTGGAGTTCGCCGCCGCCCTGTACAAGGCGGCGTTCACCGGCCGGCCGGTGCGGGCCGGTGAGATCGCCCCCGGCGATCCCTTCCACGAGGCCATGCACGGCGGCCACCCCGGCTGGGCACCCGAGGAGCAGGCATGA
- a CDS encoding response regulator, giving the protein MTSRRGEDPTPTTADAIGVLVVDDDFRVARVHRAYVERLEPFRVVGVAGTGEQALAAVDELRPDLVLLDLYLPDVFGLDVIPRLRTAGHDCDVMVVSAAREADAVRGAVRHGVVDYLLKPFEFEDLRGRLERYAVQRGRLLGAVVRGQADVDRVLAGAAAPASPVLPKGMSAETAELIERTLRETEGTLSATECARLTGVSRVSARRYLEYFHTAGCAEVSLRYGAAGRPERRYRFLGRDGGRSGGPRSGGGARA; this is encoded by the coding sequence ATGACCAGCAGGCGGGGCGAGGACCCCACGCCCACGACCGCCGACGCGATCGGCGTGCTCGTGGTCGACGACGACTTCAGGGTGGCCCGGGTGCACCGCGCCTACGTCGAACGCCTCGAACCGTTCCGGGTCGTCGGCGTGGCCGGCACCGGTGAGCAGGCCCTCGCCGCCGTGGACGAACTCCGTCCCGACCTGGTCCTGCTCGACCTGTACCTGCCGGACGTCTTCGGCCTCGACGTCATCCCCCGGCTGCGCACCGCGGGGCACGACTGCGACGTGATGGTCGTCAGCGCCGCCCGGGAGGCGGACGCGGTGCGCGGCGCGGTCCGCCACGGGGTCGTCGACTACCTGCTCAAGCCGTTCGAGTTCGAGGACCTGCGGGGCCGGCTGGAGCGCTACGCCGTGCAGCGGGGCCGGCTGCTCGGGGCGGTCGTCCGCGGCCAGGCCGACGTGGACCGCGTCCTGGCCGGGGCGGCGGCTCCGGCGTCCCCCGTGCTGCCCAAGGGCATGAGCGCGGAGACCGCCGAGCTGATCGAGCGCACCCTGCGCGAGACCGAGGGCACCCTGTCGGCCACCGAGTGCGCCCGGCTGACCGGGGTCTCCCGGGTCAGCGCCCGCCGTTACCTGGAGTACTTCCACACCGCCGGCTGCGCGGAGGTGTCGCTGCGGTACGGGGCGGCCGGGCGGCCGGAGCGCCGGTACCGGTTCCTCGGGCGGGACGGCGGGCGGTCCGGCGGACCGCGCTCGGGCGGCGGGGCGCGGGCGTAG
- a CDS encoding tripartite tricarboxylate transporter substrate binding protein, whose protein sequence is MRLRTPLALLGAAVLVLVGPPLLTTGGGADTGTRIPGLRLMVPNTPGGGYDITARTAAKNAEDAGLTHGIEVFNLPGAGGTVGLSRLVSEHGNGKLAMSMGLGVVGAVRSNDAPRTLADTTPIARLTEEQDVIVVGKDSPYRTIDDLIGAWRKNPGRLPVGGGSSPGGPDHLAPMLMARAAGIPPKQVNYVPFDGGGELLASILGGKVAFGVSGVGEYLDQIRAGELRLLAVTGPQRVPGLDAPTLREAGYDVSFTNWRGIVAPPGLSGTERRKLVRLVEELHDSDEWRRSLERNGWDDAFLTGEEFGAFLDAEDERVVSVLKELGL, encoded by the coding sequence GTGCGCCTGCGCACCCCCCTCGCCCTGCTCGGGGCCGCCGTGCTCGTGCTCGTGGGCCCCCCGCTGCTCACGACCGGCGGCGGCGCCGACACCGGCACCCGGATCCCGGGCCTGCGCCTCATGGTCCCCAACACACCCGGCGGCGGCTACGACATCACGGCCCGTACGGCCGCGAAGAACGCCGAGGACGCCGGACTCACCCACGGCATCGAGGTGTTCAACCTGCCCGGGGCCGGCGGCACCGTGGGACTGAGCCGGCTGGTGAGCGAGCACGGCAACGGCAAGCTCGCCATGTCGATGGGCCTCGGCGTGGTCGGCGCCGTGCGCTCCAACGACGCGCCCAGGACCCTCGCGGACACCACCCCGATCGCCCGGCTCACCGAGGAGCAGGACGTCATCGTGGTCGGGAAGGACTCCCCGTACAGGACGATCGACGACCTGATCGGCGCGTGGCGAAAGAACCCCGGCAGGCTCCCGGTGGGCGGCGGCTCCTCCCCCGGCGGGCCGGACCACCTCGCGCCGATGCTGATGGCCCGGGCCGCCGGGATCCCCCCGAAGCAGGTCAACTACGTCCCGTTCGACGGCGGCGGCGAGCTGCTCGCCTCGATCCTCGGCGGCAAGGTCGCCTTCGGCGTCTCCGGCGTCGGCGAGTACCTCGACCAGATCAGGGCGGGCGAGCTGCGCCTGCTCGCGGTCACCGGCCCGCAGCGGGTCCCCGGGCTCGACGCGCCCACGCTCCGGGAGGCGGGCTACGACGTGAGCTTCACCAACTGGCGCGGCATCGTCGCCCCGCCCGGCCTGAGCGGCACCGAGCGCCGCAAGCTCGTGCGCCTGGTGGAGGAGCTGCACGACTCGGACGAGTGGCGGCGGTCGCTGGAGCGCAACGGCTGGGACGACGCCTTCCTGACCGGCGAGGAGTTCGGCGCGTTCCTGGACGCCGAGGACGAGCGCGTGGTCTCCGTGCTGAAGGAGCTGGGACTGTGA
- a CDS encoding tripartite tricarboxylate transporter TctB family protein has protein sequence MTTPATGPSPASAARRRSWLRDHSELGVCVLLLALGVLVLTDALTLDVDVTQRGPVGPRTVPVVVGAGLLVVAALLAVDVLRGGRGQAGTGEDVDLSEPADWRTVLLLTGVFLGSAVLIEPLGFPVAGALLFWGAAFALGSRRFDRDPLIAAVVSLLTHAVFDNLLGVPLPGGPLMGVL, from the coding sequence GTGACGACACCGGCCACCGGCCCCTCCCCCGCGTCCGCCGCCCGGCGGCGCTCCTGGCTGCGCGACCACTCCGAACTCGGGGTGTGCGTGCTGCTGCTGGCGCTGGGCGTGCTCGTCCTGACCGATGCCCTCACCCTGGACGTCGACGTCACCCAGCGCGGGCCCGTGGGCCCCAGGACCGTCCCGGTCGTCGTCGGCGCGGGACTGCTGGTCGTCGCCGCCCTGCTGGCTGTCGACGTGCTGCGCGGCGGCCGGGGGCAGGCCGGGACCGGCGAGGACGTCGACCTGTCCGAACCCGCCGACTGGCGCACGGTGCTGCTGCTGACCGGGGTGTTCCTCGGCTCGGCCGTCCTCATCGAGCCGCTGGGCTTCCCCGTCGCGGGCGCGCTGCTCTTCTGGGGCGCGGCCTTCGCCCTGGGCAGCCGCCGCTTCGACCGCGATCCGCTCATCGCGGCGGTGGTCTCCCTCCTCACCCACGCCGTGTTCGACAACCTGCTCGGAGTGCCGCTGCCCGGTGGTCCGCTGATGGGAGTGCTGTGA